Genomic segment of Armatimonadia bacterium:
CGCAGACCCAGCAGGTCGGTCTGCCGGGCCAGCGCCTGAGCATAGCGTGTCCGTCCGAGGTCGATGACGGTGAGCGGTTTTCCCCCAGCCCGTGAAACGGTCATCTGATATCGCGGCGCGCCTGACCTGGATCGGCGGCACTCGCGCCCAGTCCTGTTATTCGCGCATCCCGACCGGCCAACCTCCCGGAGGCGGCGCCCGGTCGACACATATGCTCTGCTGCACGCATCTGAACCTTGACGGAAGGCGCCGCGAACATGTAGCCTGCCTGATGAACAACGTCGTGCGCTCTACCCATCCGAGTAGGAGGCATGATGCCCGTGCGACACCCGTTGCTCCTCGTCCAGCCCCCGACCCTTCCACCGCTTCACCCTGAGTTCCGTCCTGCGGTTCTGGGCAACCGCGCCTTCCGCAAAGCCGTTGACGAATCCGGTGTAGGCGTCCCGCTGAGAATCGCGCTCGAGCGTGGCGATGGGTCGGTATCGACCTACGAGACCCGCGTGTTCCCCTCGGGGCATGAGCTCGCCGAGGCGAACCTGACCTACGCTGAGCGATTGCTCAAGTTCCTCCTCTGGCAGCGTGGCGGCTGGAAGGTCACCGTCGGCGGGCCGCCCGAGATCGCCCGCTACCTGCGCCGGGTCTACTCGCCCTCCGGTGACCGCGCCTTCGACTACGACTTCATGGGCATGACGGTGTACGAGAACCCCTTCACCGTAGTCGACACAGACGCGGAGAGCGTTCCCGAGACCAGCGAAGCCTCAGCACCTCTCGGACGCCATCTTGACGGCTGCCGCATCGGCTTCGATCTGGGAGCCAGCGACCGCAAGACCAGTGCGGTGATCGACGGCAACGACGTCTTTACCGAGGAGGAGCCCTGGGACCCCAAGTCTGCCACCGACTGGCATTACCAGTATGAGGGCATCCGGTCCTCAATCCAGCGTGCCGCAGACCACCTTCCACGGATCGACGCCATCGGCGGCAGCTCCGCCGGGGTGTACATCAACAACCGCGTCATGGTCGCCTCGCTGTTCCGCGGCATCCCCAAAGACGACTTCGAGCAGCACGTGAAGCCCCTCTTCGAGAACCTGGGCAGGGAGTTCGGCGTGCCCTTCGTGGTCGTCAACGACGGCGAGGTCACTGCCCTCGCGGGCTCGATGTCGCTGGAGGCCAATGCCGTTCTGGGTGTCGCCATGGGCTCAAGCCAGGCGGTCGGCTATGTCACGCCCGACGGT
This window contains:
- a CDS encoding ROK family protein, yielding MPVRHPLLLVQPPTLPPLHPEFRPAVLGNRAFRKAVDESGVGVPLRIALERGDGSVSTYETRVFPSGHELAEANLTYAERLLKFLLWQRGGWKVTVGGPPEIARYLRRVYSPSGDRAFDYDFMGMTVYENPFTVVDTDAESVPETSEASAPLGRHLDGCRIGFDLGASDRKTSAVIDGNDVFTEEEPWDPKSATDWHYQYEGIRSSIQRAADHLPRIDAIGGSSAGVYINNRVMVASLFRGIPKDDFEQHVKPLFENLGREFGVPFVVVNDGEVTALAGSMSLEANAVLGVAMGSSQAVGYVTPDGNITGWLNELAFAPIDYHPQAPEDEWSGDLGCGVQYFSQQGVMRLAAAAGLEFDAARSVPERLEDVQAWMKEGNPKIPAIYESIGISLGYAVAHYADFYDTEKLLILGRVTTGAGGDILLEKAQDVLSREFPEVAERLEMMLPNEKLRRVGQAIAAASLPAIV